A window of Ictalurus furcatus strain D&B chromosome 18, Billie_1.0, whole genome shotgun sequence contains these coding sequences:
- the lifrb gene encoding LIF receptor subunit alpha b isoform X2: protein MNYSDLCSRCLCGSAMARVCRWFLCAVLSVLIVEAQPLTAPEELEVNPEGGWNYKGVWKMNITWKNGVSNGITRDKVTYDVRIFYTEQMKLVHSETIELNANQMGHYKWTWTSPLPLECTSHSVQLRYRDHDRTSAWTPLKTLPGKDIPDMKNVMVYPVNHIALVSEGIRFCCILEPEHDGQFRSSNFTIRISNRTYITNPIRHAVPSSAHGYDITCENEGSTYFIGYAPDDHNLTCETRDLSSVECSWIKGQQNPNDPGMIGPTKYSINGRECSPQLCVLNQTIDTGVMNWTLTAKNDLGTKIIFDAADPKLRVHLKAPSLFSPTLLNARNASLDWKWDGLSNYNSFPMICQVERNGRIINETFKGTGLTSLFLADLKPFTEYKARVQCGSREHFYKWGDWSNLITFVTKEEFPEAVDVWMQVFGEQTYVVWNRLSAAQSHGNITRYVLFMGKSTDRNEERVTKSPTEFCHKLLAGSAKTHNVISISAENSAGVSRPSSITIPNLSPGGGVNTSRIKGNNGSFDMFWEPSPNSSCGYVLDWYPTYKAKQCSLKWKKIASSSSKENIYSDRVMDTDFKEGVKYTLSVYACNLGAPYLLQRREGYMVEQPPSGTVQNLSAVQEGLNIYLSWINVHEEEHRGFIEGYNVYYSYGGGDAQKVVISDPSIQRYKFSLQVETYKFTVKAFTSAGEGPGSTITVSMDPQECLSMASDGSAVV from the exons CGCAGCCGCTAACTGCTCCCGAGGAGCTGGAAGTTAACCCAGAAGGTGGCTGGAATTATAAAGGTGTTTGGAAGATGAATATTACGTGGAAGAATGGCGTCAGCAACGGCATCACACGAGACAAAGTCACCTACGACGTTAGGATTTTCTATACTGAGCAAATGAAACTGGTTCATAGT GAGACTATAGAATTGAACGCGAATCAAATGGGCCATTATAAGTGGACCTGGACTTCACCATTACCTCTGGAGTGTACGTCACATTCTGTCCAGCTGCGCTACAGAGACCATGACCGCACCAGTGCCTGGACACCTCTGAAGACGTTACCTG GAAAAGACATACCTGACATGAAGAACGTAATGGTGTATCCTGTGAACCATATTGCACTGGTTAGTGAGGGCATCAGGTTCTGCTGTATCCTAGAACCGGAACACGATGGACAGTTCAGATCCTCTAATTTCACAATTCGGATCAGCAACCGGACTTACATCACGAACCCTATCCGACATGCTGTACCGTCTTCAGCACACGGCTATGATATAACATGCGAGAATGAAGGCTCCACTTACTTCATTGGCT ATGCTCCTGATGACCACAACCTTACATGTGAGACTCGGGATCTCAGTTCTGTGGAGTGTAGCTGGATTAAAGGGCAACAAAATCCAAATGATCCAGGAATGATCGGCCCCACAAAGTACTCCATCAACGGGAG GGAATGTTCACCTCAGCTTTGTGTTCTGAACCAGACCATAGACACAGGGGTGATGAACTGGACCCTAACTGCCAAAAATGACCTTGGCACAAAAATAATCTTTGACGCAGCTGATCCAAAACTCAGGG TGCACCTGAAAGCACCGTCACTTTTCTCCCCCACTCTGTTGAATGCAAGAAATGCAAGTCTCGACTGGAAATGGGACGGACTGTCAAATTATAATTCCTTTCCGATGATATGCCAAGTGGAGCGCAACGGACGGATAATTAAC GAAACATTTAAAGGAACAGGACTGACCTCATTGTTCCTGGCAGATCTGAAGCCCTTTACTGAGTACAAAGCTCGCGTCCAGTGTGGCTCTCGCgagcatttttataaatgggGGGACTGGAGTAACCTCATCACCTTCGTCACCAAAGAAGAAT TTCCAGAAGCTGTAGAtgtgtggatgcaggtttttGGTGAACAGACTTATGTTGTCTGGAAC AGACTAAGTGCAGCTCAGAGTCATGGGAACATCACACGCTATGTGCTCTTTATGGGAAAATCTACAGACAGGAATGAAGAGCGTGTCACCAAATCACCAACAGAGTTCTGCCATAAGCTGCTAGCAGGCAGCGCCAAAACACACAACGTCATTTCCATATCTGCTGAGAACTCCGCCGGTGTCTCTCGTCCCTCCAGCATAACCATCCCCAACCTGTCTCCAG GTGGTGGTGTTAACACCAGTCGTATTAAAGGAAATAATGGATCTTTTGATATGTTCTGGGAACCGAGCCCTAATTCCAGCTGTGGCTACGTGTTGGACTGGTATCCAACTTACAAAGCAAAACAGTGttctttaaaatggaaaaaaatcgCGTCCAGTTCCTCCAAAGAAAATATTTACTCAG ACCGTGTTATGGACACAGATTTTAAAGAGGGAGTGAAATACACTCTCTCGGTTTATGCCTGCAATTTAGGAGCACCATACTTGCTGCAGAGGAGAGAAGGCTATATGGTAGAGCAGC cccCATCAGGAACAGTTCAGAATTTAAGTGCAGTGCAGGAGGGCTTAAATATTTACCTCTCCTGGATAAATGTGCATGAAGAGGAGCACAGGGGCTTTATAGAAGGTTATAATGTGTACTACAGTTACGGTGGTGGAGATGCACAGAAAGTTGTTATATCTG ACCCCAGTATTCAAAGGTACAAGTTCAGTCTTCAGGTGGAAACCTACAAATTCACAGTGAAGGCATTCACATCTGCAGGAGAAGGCCCTGGATCTACCATCACTGTGTCAATGGATCCTCAGG